The region TTTGCTGATTTCTGGGCCGTGTCCGTGAGTGCGCTATCAAGATTCTCGGGTGTGGATGTTTTGCCCTTTGTCAGTTCTATAAGATAATTGCTCAGGATTTTTGCCTGTCCATAACATCCTGAATTAAGTGAAATAAAGGCTGTCGTTGTTGCTACAATGGCGACGCAAAGGAATATTACCTGTTGAATGGAAAAGCCTGCTTCCGGCGAAAGAGCGGCAGTTGTAACCGAAGCCGCGGTCATCAGAAAAATTATAGTAATTGAAATAACAAGTTTTATCTTAGCCGACATGTTTTCTCCTTTTACGAGAAATTATTTATTTGTTTATTACCTATCATATAGAGTAGAAAGTGCTTACTAGGCAAGTACGTATCCTTAAAATAAATCTATGAAAATAAATCATAATGTAATTTATGAGTATGTATTAAAATTGAGTGTCGATTTGTTAAATATTTTTGCCTGAAGACAATATGTCTGCCTCTTGGATTTGTTTAACTAAGCAAGATAATTTTCTTTTTAAGCAATGTCGTATTCAAAGTGACAAAGCAAAACCGGTTACCGGCAGGGTGAAATTACTTCAGTAGTAGCCCCGAGGCGCTGCATTGTTTCCTTACACTCATCTGAATTTTTAAAAATTTTTAGAATACGGGAAAATTCCTTACAGATAGCTCCGTTTCCAGGGGTTTTTGAAAATCCTACATAGAGGGGGGTTACGTGTATTGTGACGGGACAAACCTCGATCCTATCCTGCAGGTCCAATTTTTTCAGAACATGAAAGCCCACGGTTCGGTATGCTGCCACCAGATCGATTCTTCCAGCCAGCAGTTTCAGGAAATTATGCCTCAGGTTAACAACTTCTTCCTTTAAAAAAATATCGCTTTCATCAAATTCATTTCCGTAGGTATATCCTTTAGTCACACCGACAATCTTTCCTTTTAGTGAAGGAATTCCGGTGTAGTTAAACGGGTCACCTTTGCGCTTGAATATTACGGTGTTGACTTCCATCAGCGGTTCTTCGGGATAGCTTATCCACCGTTCCCTCTCTGCTGTTTTGCGTAGCCCGAAAACACCGTCCACCATTTTTGATTCTGCCATCATTAAAGCTCTTTTCCAGGGAACAAAAACAATTCTGAATCTGGTTTGCATTTTGCCGAAAATTATATTTGCGAGTTCGTATTGCAGTCCTTTAACCATTCCAGCTTCCTGATAATAAAACGGAGGGAACGGGTCAGTGGCAAATATAAGTTCTTTGGTAAAGGCGCAGGTCGGGATGAGTAACATGGTAATTATAAATCCCGCGATTACTTTTTTCATATTTTACGCCTTTCGTTTAAGCATAATAACTTTAGTTTTCAGCAAGGTAGCAGGCCAGTGCGATGGAATGGAATTTTGAGCTGTCAGAGTCGCCTCTTGACGAAACAACAATCGGTACATCGCTGCCAACTACAACGCTGGCCATTGTTTTATTGGCAATGGTAGCCAGAGCCTTGTAAAGAATGTTACCACTTTCGATTTCAGGAGTCAGCAGGATGTCCGCGTTTCCGGCTACAGGATTATCTATGCCCTTGCAGTTTGCGGCAGTCTGCGAGATTGCGAGGTCAAGGGCCAGCGGACCAACTACATCGGCTTCCCCGAAGGCGTCTTCCGCGCCCATTTTGGCCAGGATATCCGCATCGAGAGTGGCCGGCATAGCCGGATAGTTTACCTTTTCCGTTGCCGCGAGTATGGCCGCTTTTGGTCTTTGTATTCCCAGCTTGCGGGCAACGTCGATGGCGTTCCGAAGAATATCCGCCTTGCGTTGCAGGTTGGGTTTTATGTTCACTCCGGCATCGGTAAGAAGGATCAGCCTTTGCCGCGAAGAAGCCTCAAATACTGTGACATGACTGATAATCCCTTTAGGTGGAACTCCTGTCTGCTTATTTAGTATTGCTTTGAGCACTACACTGGTGCTGACCAGTCCCTTCATAATGAGGTCCGTTTTGCCTTCTTTAAACATGGCTACAGCTGTTGCAACGGCTTCAACATCATCATTCTCTTCGTGAAATTCAAAACCGTCTATATTCAAGCCATGTTCTGCGGCGACGGATAGTGATTTTTCCAGATTGCCAATGAAAACGGGGTCGGCGATACCTTCTTTATGCGCGGTGAGGGCAGAGCGGATTACAAATTCTTCAGCGCACGGGGCTATTGCGACTCTGGCTGGGCGCGAATGATTGCGGACTGCGGAAATGATTTCATCAAGTGATGTTATTGTCATGGGCATACCTTTCTCAGATATGGATATTCAGGTTAAATTCGCTTTTGTCTCGTAATGCGTGCTATTCATCTCCGCGTTTGAGCGCGATCATGCCTGTTCGGCACAGGCTTTTGATGCCGAATGGTTTGAGGATTTTAATGAGTCCCTCAACTCGTTCCTGATCTCCGCTCAGTTCCACTGTAATGGTTTTCTGGCCCATCCCGACAACATCTGCACGGAAAACTTCAAAAATCTGCATGATTTGAGACATGGTGTCTTTGTCGACTTCAACTTTGATCAGCACGAGCTCGCGGTCAACAAATTCTTTGCGCGCGAGGTCATCAAGCTGGATAACGAAATCCATGGCTTTGAGCTGTTCGGTTACTTTAGTGATTTCTTCCTTGCTGCCCTCTGCACAGATGACCATGCGTGATACGTCCATATCTTCAGTTTCACCGCATGAAATGGAGGTGATGTTGATTTTATTGTCTTGAAAAGCAGCTGAAGACTCGGCTAGAACTCCGGTCTTGTTTCGGACCAGTGCGGATATTGTGTGTTTCATGTTTACTCCCGAAAAAAATAATCTTTTTTCGAAATATACACGCAAAACAGTTCACTAACAAGTCGGGGGATAGAGAAGAGGAGGGAGGGATGTTGTTATATTGATGTAAGTCCCGGAGGACAAAAGCCTTCTGAACGCATTTTTACCAGATTTTTCGCATCGTCCATGGTTTGGGGTTTGTCAAAGTAGAATCCTTGTACATAATCACAGCCGATTTCTTTGAGCAGGATAAGCTGCTGTCTTGTTTCAACACCCTCGGCGATGACGTCCATACTCAGGCTGTGTCCCAGAGCGTTTACAGCGCGGACAATTTCAAGGGATTCGTGATCGTCGGCCATGTGGCTCACAAATGAACGGTCTATTTTTACGGTGGAGGCCGGGAAACGTTGTAACTGGGCCAGTGACGAATAGCCCGTTCCGAAATCATCAACGGCCAGCCTGATGCCCATTTCTCCTATTTTTTTAAGATTCAGGGAAGAAGATGCGTTGCGTTCCATGATAGCGGATTCAGTGATTTCAAGTTTTAGGCATTCGGGAGGAAAATTTGTCTCATGAATTATTGTCTGAATCGCATCGGCGAGATCGGGTTTGGAAAGCTGGCTGGGTGAGAGATTCACAGCTAAAAACAGATCGTCGGCGTTGGAGAAATTTGTGATCCATGAGGCCATAACCCTGCAGGCTTCATAAAGTATGCTCCGGTCAAGTTCGACAATCAGCCCAGTCTCTTCGGCCACGGGGATGATGTGGGCCGGAGTAAGGAATCCTCGGTCCGGATGGTTCCAGCGAACAAGAGCTTCGAACCCGGCGAGATTGCGGTTCTGTAAGCTGTATACCGGCTGGAAGTAGGGGAAAAATTCCCGTTCCGGTATGCCGTGCCTTATTTCGGTTTCAATGAGCAGGCTTTGCAGTGCCTTCTCGTACATACTCTTATTGAATACCTTGAATTTGTTAACCCCTTGTTCTTTGGCCTTGTACATACTGATGTCGGCATCACGTAAAATATGTTCGGGGTGTTCATAACTGGCGGTTTTGAAAACAATGCCTATGCTGGAGCTGATAACAACTTCCTGAGATGAAATATCGACAGGCTTGCGGATTTCATTACGGATGTTGCGGATTATCTGGATTACCTCTTGCGGAGTGGAAAAATCATCTATCAGGACTGCAAATTCGTCGCCGCCCATTCTGGCGACAGTGTCCACTGGGCGCAGACATTTTTTAAGCCTTTTACCCACTTCAATCAGCAGTTCGTCCCCGGCCTGATGTCCAAGGCTGTCATTGATGCGCTTGAACATGTCGATATCAAGCATAAGGACAGCGAAGCTTCTTTCCGGGATATTGCGCGATATATCCAATGTTGCGTCCAGACGGTCAAGGAAGAATGTGCGGTTGGGAAGTCCGGTCAGGGAATCATGCAGAGACTGGTAGGAAAGTCGGCGTTCGTATTCTTTGCGCTGTGAAATATCGTCGTAAATTATGAAGGTTCCTGAAATTTCATCATTATATATGAAAGGGTAACCGAGAATAGAGACCGGAATCAGCTTACCGTTTTTGTGTCTGCGCAGGTCCTCCGTACGGTAGGTCTCTCCTTTCAGTATTTTTTGCAGGTTGGACTTCAGTCTTTCTCTGCTGTTCGGGGTCAGATTTTTGCAGCAGGGAGCGACTTCGTTGGTGCTGTATCCGAAGAGTTTCGTAAAGGCCCGGTTGGTATCTACCACGTTCCCTTTGGAGTCAGTCAGGGCGATAGCCTGCGGAGAGCTTTCAAAAAGCTGCATGAACCGCGATTTATGCCTGAAAATTTTACGCTCGGCTACGATTTCAAGCGTGGAATCAAAAGCGGTGCCGGTGTAGAGTACGGGTCTGCCGTTTTTATCATAGGATGTGCGGGCGTTGATGGTAACCCATTTTTCTTCACCATATCGGTGATTAACCCTAAGCAGCATTCCGTTTACCGAGCCGTCAATAAGCAGCCTGCTCAGGAATTTCTGCCGTCCTTCCCGGCTGTGAATAAACCTTGAAGCCCGGTCGTTATCGGCCAGCATCTCGTCTACATCATCATAACCCATTATCGCCGCCAGTGCGGGATTGGCGACAGTCAGTCGTCCTGCTGCGGAACTCTGAAAAATGGCAACGGTGGCGTTCTCGAAAATTGAACGGAATTTTTTTTCGCTTTCCAGTAATGCCGTTTCTGCCTGGCGTCTTTGCAATGATGCTGCGACCTGTTCGGAGATGGCAACCATGAGGTCTACGTCTTTTGAAGAGTACACTCCTGCCTGTTTGTAAGACTGGATAGCCATAACTCCGATAATCTTATCGCCAGATTTCAAGGGCACACCAAGCCACGACTTGGCTGGAGAGCCGATGTGGTTGATCTGGTTTGTTCTGCGGTCACTGAAGTCAGTTTCATCAAGTAAAAGAGGATGCCCGGCTTTGATGACTTCAACGCTAAGGCTTTTACCGTTAACAACGGAAATTCTTTCGTTCGGGGATATGAAATCTTTTTCATCCGCGTAATACGGGAAATTCAGATTCATTTCTTCTTCGTCAAAGAGTGCGACAAAGAAATTTTCAGCATCGATAAAAGGCTTGAGATTTTCATGGACCTGCTGGATGAAAACGGGGGTGTCTGCACCTGAATTCAGTGCGGATGAAATTTTGTACAGTATCAGGTTGATGTTTTCAGTCTGCTTTCTTGCCGAAATATCGCGAAGGGATTCAATCGCCCCGATGGTCTTTCCATTTTCGTCTTGTATAGGAGAGGCCTGGAGCCATAGATTGGTGCTTTTGCGGTTTCCCAGATTCTGTATGCATATTTCAGCAGTCAGGGCCCTTCCGTGGCGGCTGATAGCACTGTATTCGATCTCCCCGATTTCATCACAGCCGTTGACAACATCAATCAGACCGGGGGTTCTTTTGCCGTGGATTATTTTGATGTGTTCAAAGTTCGCCTTACCGATTACCATATCCGCGGGGACTCCGGTCAGGGCTTCAACAGCGGGATTCCAAGCAACGACCACTCCGGCTTTGTTGATAATAAAGGCCGGGTCAGGGAGAAATTGTATAATTGATACTGCGGGGGAATGGGGTATAAGAGTAGATGCATCAAGGCCGGAGTATGTTTTTTCAACCAGCTTAATGAACTCAAGCAATTCGACGTCCAGTTCTGCCGACTGGTCTCCAAATGTCTCTTTCAGTTGTTTTTCCAGCAATTCGTGCATCGTAAAAAAGGGATACTTTATTAATCGTTTGCTTGCAAGCAGAGTGTTAAAGCTTTGATGAAAATAACAGATTTCCTTTAACGCACTATTCTTTTTTTATTTTATAGACAGATATCGTAGGCTCATTCTTTTTATTTCTTATTACTTGTATCAAAAAGTAATCACCTTCAGGAATGCTGATTTCCCATTCTTTGGAATGGTTGTCCATTTTGCCTTGAACTGTTTTTTCAACGAGTTGAAATCTGCTTTTATTTATAAGTTTGGAAATTGAAAAATCTTTAAAGTATTGCGGTGTTATATTTTGATTTTTGCCTGCGGTAAATTTAAATTTAAAATTTGTCCAAGAGGAATAAAATGATCTGCTGTCATCTGTCGCATTCAGATTTCCTGTTTGGCTCGGGTTTTGTGGATAGAAAGGCTGCCATTTTTTGCCGTCAAAGAACTCAATCCACTGTTGCTCATCGAGGTACCTTGCTGGAATACCTGCGCTGCGCAATACCGCAGTATTGAAAATACATATTTCTGAAGAAGTGGAAGCCGTGCGGGTGTCCATGACTTCTACCGGGGTTAGTGTATCGCCTAACGGTCCGCGCGGTACTGACGAAATGTCCTTATTTATTTCACTCAGTCTACGCAGTACATTTGTCAGTTTGCCGGTTTGCCCCATTTGGAATTCATCATGTAATTTTTGGCGCCATTTACTTTGTTGTTCATACATTATCCGGGGGCTGAGCACATACTGCTGGAATATGGCATCAGTGTATTTAAGACCGTTTGCCTCTGCCTGTCTTCGAGCCGCATCGGCTATGACGGCGTTCTCTGCAAGTTCTTCAGCTGTGACTGTCAGCAGGTCAGCCGTAGCCATGGTGGATATGGATTTCAGGAGTGAAGGCAGATTTTTTTTCGGACAGGCGGAAACGGCTCTTTGTACCTGCGGTGTATTCAGGCCTGCTTTAACTATGTAAGCGGCATAATCAGGAGAGAATTGTTCGGCTGCTTTTTTCATGGCACTGATATTTTGCAACCGCAGTTCCCTTAAAGAATCAAACTCGGCTTTGCGCGCTCCCTCTGAGTTCTTAGGCGGAGTCGGGAGTTGCTGCTTATCATTATAATTAAAGCGGAAAGATATTGTCCCGCTTGGGGTGTTGTCTGGTTTCAGCTTTAAAATGATGTTGTCGCGTCCGGGCTGTTCTCCGGGAATCCAGATAGAGCCGACAAATGCAGAGTCCTCTCCATCAGCAGCAGAAATAAGCACTGATCCGGGACCGAGTGTAACTTCGGCTTTTCCGTTCTGGTTTGTGGTTTTTACCGCAACAGGCACGAAAGATGCGTAATTGAACACAGATATAAATATTTTTGTATCGGGCAGGGGTGTGCCTTTGGAATCGAGTACCAGGATCTCGGTTTTGTCGGCCGGGGCATAGCGGGAGGTTGTATTGAT is a window of Maridesulfovibrio sp. DNA encoding:
- a CDS encoding transporter substrate-binding domain-containing protein, with product MKKVIAGFIITMLLIPTCAFTKELIFATDPFPPFYYQEAGMVKGLQYELANIIFGKMQTRFRIVFVPWKRALMMAESKMVDGVFGLRKTAERERWISYPEEPLMEVNTVIFKRKGDPFNYTGIPSLKGKIVGVTKGYTYGNEFDESDIFLKEEVVNLRHNFLKLLAGRIDLVAAYRTVGFHVLKKLDLQDRIEVCPVTIHVTPLYVGFSKTPGNGAICKEFSRILKIFKNSDECKETMQRLGATTEVISPCR
- a CDS encoding phosphate acyltransferase codes for the protein MTITSLDEIISAVRNHSRPARVAIAPCAEEFVIRSALTAHKEGIADPVFIGNLEKSLSVAAEHGLNIDGFEFHEENDDVEAVATAVAMFKEGKTDLIMKGLVSTSVVLKAILNKQTGVPPKGIISHVTVFEASSRQRLILLTDAGVNIKPNLQRKADILRNAIDVARKLGIQRPKAAILAATEKVNYPAMPATLDADILAKMGAEDAFGEADVVGPLALDLAISQTAANCKGIDNPVAGNADILLTPEIESGNILYKALATIANKTMASVVVGSDVPIVVSSRGDSDSSKFHSIALACYLAEN
- the ilvN gene encoding acetolactate synthase small subunit, with the translated sequence MKHTISALVRNKTGVLAESSAAFQDNKINITSISCGETEDMDVSRMVICAEGSKEEITKVTEQLKAMDFVIQLDDLARKEFVDRELVLIKVEVDKDTMSQIMQIFEVFRADVVGMGQKTITVELSGDQERVEGLIKILKPFGIKSLCRTGMIALKRGDE
- a CDS encoding EAL domain-containing protein, coding for MHELLEKQLKETFGDQSAELDVELLEFIKLVEKTYSGLDASTLIPHSPAVSIIQFLPDPAFIINKAGVVVAWNPAVEALTGVPADMVIGKANFEHIKIIHGKRTPGLIDVVNGCDEIGEIEYSAISRHGRALTAEICIQNLGNRKSTNLWLQASPIQDENGKTIGAIESLRDISARKQTENINLILYKISSALNSGADTPVFIQQVHENLKPFIDAENFFVALFDEEEMNLNFPYYADEKDFISPNERISVVNGKSLSVEVIKAGHPLLLDETDFSDRRTNQINHIGSPAKSWLGVPLKSGDKIIGVMAIQSYKQAGVYSSKDVDLMVAISEQVAASLQRRQAETALLESEKKFRSIFENATVAIFQSSAAGRLTVANPALAAIMGYDDVDEMLADNDRASRFIHSREGRQKFLSRLLIDGSVNGMLLRVNHRYGEEKWVTINARTSYDKNGRPVLYTGTAFDSTLEIVAERKIFRHKSRFMQLFESSPQAIALTDSKGNVVDTNRAFTKLFGYSTNEVAPCCKNLTPNSRERLKSNLQKILKGETYRTEDLRRHKNGKLIPVSILGYPFIYNDEISGTFIIYDDISQRKEYERRLSYQSLHDSLTGLPNRTFFLDRLDATLDISRNIPERSFAVLMLDIDMFKRINDSLGHQAGDELLIEVGKRLKKCLRPVDTVARMGGDEFAVLIDDFSTPQEVIQIIRNIRNEIRKPVDISSQEVVISSSIGIVFKTASYEHPEHILRDADISMYKAKEQGVNKFKVFNKSMYEKALQSLLIETEIRHGIPEREFFPYFQPVYSLQNRNLAGFEALVRWNHPDRGFLTPAHIIPVAEETGLIVELDRSILYEACRVMASWITNFSNADDLFLAVNLSPSQLSKPDLADAIQTIIHETNFPPECLKLEITESAIMERNASSSLNLKKIGEMGIRLAVDDFGTGYSSLAQLQRFPASTVKIDRSFVSHMADDHESLEIVRAVNALGHSLSMDVIAEGVETRQQLILLKEIGCDYVQGFYFDKPQTMDDAKNLVKMRSEGFCPPGLTSI
- a CDS encoding transglutaminase domain-containing protein, which codes for MLPINITKNTLPAILLCICLCGCSTVNYQNRLSPYSDSIKTILETSGSNRAELNKFLKKYEGMPEKQQAAQFIVANLPPSDRAGLSSDELAENLDYAFLTRESTSWGRNISWNDFLNYVLPHRVSQEKTSCWRKKFYNELLPLVSECASMEEAVLKINRWCFSKTGFKSTQRWDQNPQMTINRGWGRCEEAVILTVCALRSVGIPARQAMVPAWQHSNDNHTWTEVQVDGKWHYIESANPDYGLDHAWFSGSARRAPLVVSYAYGNAVSPDYPVLGRPFGCTLINTTSRYAPADKTEILVLDSKGTPLPDTKIFISVFNYASFVPVAVKTTNQNGKAEVTLGPGSVLISAADGEDSAFVGSIWIPGEQPGRDNIILKLKPDNTPSGTISFRFNYNDKQQLPTPPKNSEGARKAEFDSLRELRLQNISAMKKAAEQFSPDYAAYIVKAGLNTPQVQRAVSACPKKNLPSLLKSISTMATADLLTVTAEELAENAVIADAARRQAEANGLKYTDAIFQQYVLSPRIMYEQQSKWRQKLHDEFQMGQTGKLTNVLRRLSEINKDISSVPRGPLGDTLTPVEVMDTRTASTSSEICIFNTAVLRSAGIPARYLDEQQWIEFFDGKKWQPFYPQNPSQTGNLNATDDSRSFYSSWTNFKFKFTAGKNQNITPQYFKDFSISKLINKSRFQLVEKTVQGKMDNHSKEWEISIPEGDYFLIQVIRNKKNEPTISVYKIKKE